TCCGCATCGAAAATTTTAAAGCTAAATTTTGAAAGCGAGATCTCGTGTGTCGAAGTGGGTGTGTGGTGGTCGTGGTGGCATTGGTGATAGTCTTTGTGcaacgaaaaaaaagaaaaaatttaatcgCTGGTACGCcggttataaattaatagtacgTATAAAACCGAGATTTCGTGTAAAGGTGTGTCTCGTTCTCTCTCTAggtatataagaaaaaaagaaaagtgaaaaacaAAACGAACGCGAACAGAAGTATACGTGTTATCTGCGTAAAAACTAGAGAGGAattaaaagaggaaagagaggTGTTCCAGGTCGCGTCATCCTGTCGCGAGGCTTGGCCCCGTCTGCGGGGCCGTGAGCCCTGAGTCTTAtaaagggagagaaaaaacaataatttacattaatcGTTATataggtaataatatataaagctTATAACCTAATCTATGTTGAGCATTCAGTGGACGACACGGGATGACGCGGCCCAACGCGGCCTCTCTTCGGCTCTACGTCTTGAAAGCACACAACCGAGATTAGATTTCAAAGAGACgagaacaaaaaaagaaaaaaaaatacgtagtaagaaaaaattacaaaattacaatagtaatagtaataaaaaaaaaggagataaaacaaaattggaGAAACACAGATCGCCTTGTTCTTTCCATTTAGTGTATACAGACGTGAAACGTTAGCGTTCTCTGTCGCGAAGAAAACGTTGCGACCCGTATCCGCGATtcgattcttctttctctccatGTTTGTTCATCCTCGCTCTCTTTCGCATTCTTCGCGTCCGTATATATTTACTCTTCTCTCAcactctctcctctctcgatgAAACGTGCAACAagtgataaatataaaagacaaaaaataaaatgacaaataataaatgcatCGTAGCGGTAGGCAGCAGTAACAGTTATTTAACAAAGTTGGTCGGTGCAAAAGAGCGGCCGGACGACGTCGGCTATCGCGAAATAGTTATTCGATCGACGTCGGGACGACGCGCgtcgttttctttctcctctaTCCGTTCCCTATCCGCGATATTTGCCAGCGATAGAGGCAAGCAAGAACGTTTCACGATTCCTCTGGTTCGATTCGGTAAAAAGCCGGCCGACTGTCGGCCATTCTACGCGTAGTATACTTACACACGCGAGAAAAGACCAGATAATCCACGAACCCGATTACTCGTCGTGCATACTGTACACATTAGAATAGAAAAGTCgcttataaataaacattatcgTAACATCGTATACGTCGACGCTTATCGTGCACGACGATACCATCTCGTGGATCATCCGATCGTGTGCATATACACGCTTTCATGATTGTTCTCCGCGCTCCGTCTTccattctcttctttttttgtattttgtctCTTTATCTCGCTATAGTGAATCGATATCACAGTACTTCCCCTCCGccctctttcttttcctcttgcttttacgttttttcgttcttcttctacgtcttcttctctttttttttctttttctgtgcttttttgtttttcgtcgtttctttGCTTCATCCGCGCTCTGACGACGCTCGTCGGAGTGTTTCGTCGATCGAAATGGCACCACACAAGGTTCTGACGTCGTCCAACCACCCGAACCAGTTTCGCAGCAGTTCGCAACGAGTTCTGCGACCGGCACGTATACACGGAacttaaaagtaaaaatataacgcGTCCCTGTCGTCTCGGGCCAGATCAGCTGGCTATCGcgcttcgttttctttttttgcaaaaaagtacattcgcgaaaaggtataaaatattttatatatataatatatatatatataaggatTAAACAGAGTTAAAAATCAATTAGATTTCTTTCGTCCCTGCGACAcgctataaatacatatatgtatatatcacaCGGCCGATTTTTTGACTGCgagattagaaaataataagcaTAAGCACTAGTAGTCggaattatttcgataaagaataatccgtataaaaaagaaagaagtatTACAAAAGGAGGACGTAAGGAAACGTCTTAACAATGTCGGACATTGAGGATCAAAGAACGTTCCGTACAGTCGACGGGCGTcgcgaaaaaaaagaaaaaaacgggGAAAAGTACGGTAAAAAGTGTGGAAGGGTGacagcaaaaaagaaaaggaaaatctgtatttagaaaaagaaaggaaagaacgaTACCAACCACTGCACCGTATGCAAAAATCTCTCGCGATAgaaacttaataataattaattaacagcgataataatatgatacgagatgatatatcgttatgttgaaTACGACGAGTTAGAACAGAtcttaaaaaaacaaaaaaagaaaatattcgttCGTATCTACacttttttttacaataattagtcgcctttctctttttccttttctcgtcTCTTCCTATTCTCTACCTCCAACTCTGTTTCGACAAACATACTAAAACGAGTATCTTTTTCTATTCGAAAACAATCTTTCCTGGCCTGACGATATATTCTTTCGCACTgcgaaaaacaaaaagaaaaaaaaattaaacggtCGGCCACGCCCGAAAGGATCTTAATCCCATTCGcatgaacaatttttttacttttttattatcgCGTTCTCGacaaaatagagaaaaaacaCGCGTAAGATGCGTTAAAAATATGGTTGAAAAAAGATTCCCGTTTGAAGAATTCGATCGAGTTTTTACGTGAAACCTAATAATCCAATCGCGTCGCGTGCACAACCGTGATTCGTGTTTCGTGTAAGAAACGACATaataagcaaaaaaaaaagaaaaaaaaaaattaaatttcggaGTTATACGAAACGAAAACCTAAAGAGAAATTGGAACGGCGTCAATTAAGATGTTCGACACGATTGTTTAATGACCGTATTCAATGAGCGATTTTCTTTCGATGGACTGTGGTCACATTTTATTCATCGATCGACAAACACCTAATAAAccaattattatttcactGACGAATAATATTTCGCTCGTCCACGCGAAATCGCCCTGTCGTTCTGTCGCGAAACGGAAAGATTGAATTATTGTTTTCACGCGCGGCACGTATTTTTCGACGAGCGAAAATTTAaccgaaaaaaaagaaaatataaatgaccgatgaataaaaaacaaaagagaagagagaaacaagATTTGCAGTTGACGCTCGAAAGTTTTCACGATTATTAGCTGTTTCCGTTTAAATCTTAAATGATGTCGATCAGTTGCAGTCGCAAGATATTTCGGAACTTTGAAACGATCTGTAGAAAGTTTAATAAGATTTTCAGGAAGGCATAAGGATGTCGGCAAACGACGCGATTTTCTATCAAATTTAAGCACCCCGAGAACTCGGCGATTTGAATCGCGAAATGAGGAACGTCGCGAGATCAGTCCCGCTAAAATCGTACAAGGGAAGAGGGACGAGCGAATCTAAAAAAGATCGGGATGTCGACACGATCGAGTGTCCCGTGAAATTTTAGTATGTCGTAACAATCATAATACTCGTGAATCACGGAGAATTCCTCATGTTCTCTGAAGAACCTATTCCTTCGTTTTGATCTTTTTCCTTATGTTTttgttcgttttctttttttttaacgcaCACGCAACAACTAAGGAAGAAGTTAATAGAGAGCAACgaggataataataatattattagaaaaaaaataataaagaaaaagaacgattAAAAGTGATTATCAGCGAACGATCACAGCGTCGTCGATTTCTAACTCCCGATTTCTTGCGCTCCCGcacgtctttttctttttgttttttccttttcccgCTAACCTATTTTTGTAAACGCGATATAAGTAgatctttaataatttaatgagTCGATTAACGTGACGCCTGACGACACGATCACTTCATTCAttcgcttctttcttttcttttcttttcttttcctttaaaCTCTCGTCTTTCacccttttccttttttctctcctctttccttttcccttCCTCCTCTTTCCTTTCGGTTCCACTcatctttctttattcttgCTCCTTCCACCTTTAGTACTGTATCAGAGTATCGATAATTGCAATTctcaatataattattaatataccaTCCTAAAATACGGTCAAATCACTGCCGCGAGCAGCAATTCCGAGGCACTACAAACAGGCCACAGAGAATATGGCCGCACAATTATTCATCTTCAGATCATCTCTGTGTCTAAATGATAAAAGACTAACTGTAGAACGcctaatatacgtataatcgtAATCATATACTTATGCATCTCGTCATCTATAGGTATAgatcattataatatatatatataatatatatataatatatatataatgtacaataattAGAGAGATCACACGtcttaatatagaaatttaaaagacTATTCTCTAGTACGTTGAAATTTCCTCAATATTTTGTGTGTGTTCCTTTTGTGTTCGTGTATGTATTTCTCTCCCCATTTCGTATCGTTTTCCTCTTAAGTATTGCCACGAAACATTCTTCCTGTTTTACTTCCGTTCTTGTTATTTTCCGTTCGTTACCTTCTGTTCACCGGCTGATGTGATGATAATTgcgttattattataattataattattattattactagtaattattattagtgttattattaatattattattattaagttcCGGATGAGCGGACTTCACGAGGGTCCTACGAAagtctttttttattcctcttctttttccccCCACGGCTTtactcctctttctctctctctctctctctctctctttcgtgcTCTACTCTATCGACTACCCTACTTACGCTACTTCTACGGTGTCTCAGCCTTCTTCCACGTTCCCTCCTCTttcgcgtttttttttttcttcttttgcttTGTGTCGCTTACCTAGTGTTACGTTCAGCACCAATCTGATTTTAAAACCGATTCAAAATATCATCATTATAgttaatagaataatataacctgtcgtataaatatacattcaaATATTACTATAGTATACAAGAGTCGTACTCTCCCCTCGCGCAACTATCGTCATCGTCAACTTGTCGTACCCCGAAAAGCTATGGCTCAGCACTCTGGGGGGATACGCCGTCCTCGTAAATCCTACCTAATCTCTCTTCTTCCCATTTCACATTTTCACTCACCCTTCTCTTTCATCCATACGTCTatcctctccttctctttttgtTTGGCCCTCTCACCTTCCTGCTCTTCCCCTCCTCCTCCACATCTTCTCCTTCCTCCTTCGTTTcgccttttttctctctcctaTTTCTCTCATCCTTTAGCGATTCTACCCACTCAAACACTCTCCGTCTCTCTTCGTTCTACCCTCGATTTTGCTCACGCATTCGCAACActttctctctcctttcttCTCATTCACACACGGATCCATGCACCATCCGCGCAGCCAAGCATGCACTCTCTTGCTCGCTCTTTTTCGCGccatttcaacatttttctttttgctctTCCTCCACTCGGTTTTGTTTGTTCGTCGGAGTGAACGGCTTTACATATTTACAGGCATTCTTCTCGTGGTCGTGTATTCACCTCCCTCTCGAGGCAACGTATCTTCCTCCCATCACCtatatctctttcttttccttcttcaccctttccctttcccttttctctttctttttgttctttttgtttcatttaaacATAGGCAAGTTAGATATCGTATCACAATcgttatcaattttttttgttttgtttgcTTCTAATCTGGTCGTCGAATCGAACATCCTCAAACCCGTGTGTGTTAGCCGAAACACGTCTCGATTACGAGTTTCGCTTTACGTATACTTGTTGCTTGTGTGTCTGTCTGCCTCTGTGTCTGTGTATGCGTGTGTTTGTTTGTGTGTGTGAGCGGTGTGACGAACGACACCTCGGACGGCCTGCCTGCCTGCGCGCGGAACCACCGAACTCTCTCGAGCTATTCGCTTATCGACGAAAAAAACGCGAGAAGGTACGTCGttaattcattaatatataaaaaatacgtatggggggggggggggaataGACGAGATTCTTCGTTGGTTGAGTCACCATTTTTCTGGCGCCAGTGATCAGCTCGACGATGAACGACACAACGACTCTTGCCTTCCTGCACGATCCAAACCTCCGTATCTCCGCGAACCCCTTTCTATAATCGCGTAGCTCGTTTGTTCGTGACTCGGTTCGTGTCAGTTAACACAGTCCCTTACTCTTATTTCCATCTTGCGTTTAGAACGCAATCGCGTAGAACATCAGTGGTAGATGCACGGTCTCGGTCGGTTGCTTCCGGTGAATCGCGGTATATTCGTCAGGTAACGATGATCAGTAATCGAAAAGAAGAACAAGTTGCCATTGTGAGGTTGTGGTTGCTGGCGAGTTTCGCGATTACTTACGATTGGTCGGCGTAACGAAGGATAGCAGGTTGGGACCGCACAAGTAGAAACGGACCACACTAGTCGGACGAGGGTACAGTCTATTGGTAATAAGAGTAAACGCGTTCAACGATCGACGTACGCGAACGTGTTGTACCGAAACGTACGCGCACACGTATACACACACGCGAACAGTCCGTTTCTCGACTCGAAATCGAACTACAGAAACGAAGAGAGACGATAGATCGAAGAGCTAAGAACGAGTCGCGGTGTCGATCACCGTCGAGCTGAGGACTAGCTGGCGACGCGTTCCGAGGCTGTGCGAAGCAATGGAACGAGGAAAGTAAGCGAACtgcgaaacgaaaagaaagagcCTAGTAAATGCACGATAAATGTCACGGGTAGTGTTGCTGGATCGGCTGGCTGCATCGGTGTGACGCGGCACTCGACGTCGTTGAAGCGGCAGCGGCGGCGGCGACGGCGTCGGATTGTAACGCGTGACCGAAGCATCGCTGAAATCTCAGCGGTATTCCTGCTTGCTAGTAGGCGGCAGGATGGACGGTTAGTCACTGCGGCGGCAGACCGGTCGGTGGTTTGAATTCGCCGGCAACGGATACCCCGTTCGCCTGGGCCGGGAACTGCGCCGTCGACACTGGCGGTTGATGATTGAACGCGGGCGCGTAACATTGCGGGAAATAGAGCTCCGGCTTCACCACCGTTGGCGTAAGACCTCTAGGTACAGGGACAGGGCCTAAACCAGCCGGTGTACCGGGTGGTTTCGAGTCGCTGCTCGAGTTCCTACGCACCTTGGCCGCGTGCGGATTCATATGGTTGTCGATGTGCTTCTTCACCTCTGGCTCGGTGGCGAAACGCCGCCTACAGTTTGGCATCGGACAGCAAAACGGCCGGTCACCCTGGTGGGTGCGCGTGTGCTGATCCAGTATCGCCTTCTGACGGAAATCTTTGCCGCACTGTTGACACTTGTACGGCTTCTCGCCGGTATGAATGCGCAAATGTTGATTCAAGATGGTACGTTGACGGAAATTGCGGCCGCAATAAACGCAGCCGTACGGCTTTTCGTTCGTGTGAATGCGAAGGTGTTGGGTCAAGTGCGATTGTTGCCTGAACCTTTTGCCGCACTCCGGGCAAGGATACGGTCGCGATTCGATGTGTATGCAGCCGTGCTGCAGCAGCGTCGATTTTTGCTTGAATTCCTTCTGACAGATCGGACATCGTACGTACAACGGCATCCCCGCGGAGCGACCGTGCTGTATCACGTCCGGTAAACAGCTCTTACTACCGCCCTGTTGCTTGATATACTGCAGAGCACCGAAGCTACCTGCGCCGCCGGCACCGAAAACCGCGTGATTCCCGCCCTTCGGGTCCTTGAAGTAAGCGGGATACTGGATGGAATTCGCGTCCGGTGCTGGACTGAACGCGCCCGACTGTGTGTCCGTGTCGCCGAACGTCGATGCCACCTCCTCCTTGCCCTCCTCCGGTGGAAATGGAACATCCTGCGGCCAGAGTGTTGGCGTCATTCCATTCTTGAAGATCAGATGCGGACTCACGTCTGTAACAGACACGAGAACCAAGTTTATGCTCCCCGTTCTCCAGACGATCGGACTGTGCGGAGGAATTCTACTTTTTGTTAGAAGCCCGGACTACGGTACCACGCGACCACTGAAGAAACAGACAGACTAACTACGAGTGCCCGCCAAGTGGAAAGAACACGTTACGCTGTAATCGAAATGCCACGGCGAATACACCATCGCAACCCACGCTAGCTATAACGTCCTTTGTTCGGTTTCTAATCGAGTTGTTAATGTTAATAAAGCAGCGCGAGACCCACGTGCTCCGTTTGACCGATTAAAGATGGACACCAAGTCCTAGGTCCACCTCCTTCACCATCGCGAGAAGACGCGTTTCAACAGCAGGGAGGCTCTAGCCAAAGGGATGGTTAGATGGCGTTATCATAAACGTAGATGCGGCATTAGACAGATTTCATCCGTATTTTGTTAAACCATGGCCAATTCGAATCGATGAAGAGAGAGACTTGCAGAGGGCAGAAAGGGTATATATGAAAGTAGATTAGGCGAGGATACATTGGGCTGTTAGGGGGAAGAGGCTCCTCTATCTCACAGCTCACCAGCACTCTCGCGTCCAGCTCAACCGTTCTCATTCTTCGGTTGGCCTTTGGCGGCAACGAGGCCGAtgtttcgatcgattttacTCGACGAATTCACGAGGAAAACTGCGAAACGAGCAAACGTACGCGATCGCGTCTGTCCGCTAGGAACCGAGACACGggaaaggaaacaaaaaaagaagggTTAAGCGGAGAAACCAGGTGGATTAAAGAAAACGctaaaagaacgaagaaaatcaTACGAAGGTGGTATCGGGTTAGTCAAGAGAGAAATCGTGATCGAacgaatggaaaagaaaagaaagatggTAAATGGAAAAGACGGATGACGGCGAATGAATAAAGGTGATGACGACATTATGATTGCGATAGTATCGTAacgttacatatatatatatgtatatatatacatattcatgtatacgcatatatatatatatgcatatataagtattaatataaatgatGATGAACGATGAAGAGATGAGACGATGGTAgcggcggtggcggtggtgATAGCAACAGTAAGAACCGGTGAATGGGTCAGTGTGGTGGACGCCCTCTGGGAGTCTGGGAGGCAGAGAGAAATGCTCGCCTTGGTGTGTGCGGACGTGCTGATTCAGGATCGCCTTCTGACGGAAGTGTTTTCCGCACTCCGGACATTGGTATGGCTTCTCACCCGAGTGGATGCGCAGATGCTGGTTGAGGATCGCACGCTGCCGGAACGTACGCTCGCAGTACACGCAAGCATACGGCTTCTCGTTCGCGTGTATGCGCAGGTGCTGCGTTAGATGCGATTGTTGCCTGAACCGCTTCCCGCATTCTGGACACCCGTATGGCCGACTGTCCGTATGGATCCGCTCGTGTTGAAGCAGCGTCGACTTCTGCTTAAAATCTTTCCCGCACGTCAGACACTTGAACAAACGTAGATCGCTGTTCGCCCCTTTCCCGGACTTGCCGCTCTGTTGCACGATATCCGGCAACCCAGTCGCCATGTTCGGCGCCCCGGGACTTGCATATTGGTGAGCATCCAAACTGGGTCCGCCGTCACCCTGGCCGAGGGACGTCAGCATGACGCCTGGTTGCTTGAGATAGTGTAACGCGGAGAAGCCACCGGGGGTGAGCATGTGCGGGGGTACCGACGGCGACGGATGCGGCCTGGCATCCTTGAAATAGTGCTGTGGATATTGCTGCAACTCTCCAGCGCCGGGGAAGCAATCGCTGCGATCCACCTCGTGAGGCGTTAGTTGCTGTTGAGGCGAATGATCCTGCTGTTGCgtctgctgttgttgttgttgctgctgttgctgctgaacttgctgctgttgttgttgctgttgctgctgttgaACTTGCTGTTGCgtctgttgttgttgttgttgttgctgctgttgttgttgttgctgctgagAGGTGGTTTGATTCGATTGTATATCGTCGTCAGGTGGGGTTAAGGCTTGAGGCTCAGGCGGTGCCGAGGGGTACGGTGAGGGCACGGGAGAGGCCAACGAAGGCGGGGGACCGCTTTCTCCCTCGACAGGAGGACCACAGGCCTGCTGTGGACTGCCGGACGAGGAGGAGCCctgctgttgctgttgttgctgttgctgcggGTACAGTCCCCCGTCCTGGAGAGATCCCGGCCCGGGGCCCCATTGCCCCTGGGGTCTCTCCATGTTGTCCTTGTATAATACGTAGGGCGCGCCAGTATCTGGAATCAGACAAGTCGAACGAACCTTTATCGATGCGTGCTCGTGAAAAGTAACAAGCGTCCGTTTTACTTTTGTCGTTGTGCTCTCTAACGGGAGTTCGTTCCGAGGGGATTGctaattaaacgttttttggTTCCTTGATTGTAACAGTTGATCGTAAAATACCTCTAATATTATTAGAACAAAGAGATTAGCAAGattctttcgtttaattacCAAGCAGTAAAGGGAGAGACGCTCGACGTACGTAAAAGGTGTACGCGTAATCCTATTAATTTCTCAACGTTAACGACCCGGTATATTAGATCAGTAACGGAAGCGTGGCCATATTCTTAACACGCGCCATGGCTGGTTACTAGCAACGAATGTGTGGTATTCGATTCGTCACGCTCGTAAAATTTCAACCCGAGACGATCGCTTTATATGTAGTACGCGGCAAAGTGGAAACACCCTCCCTCTGTCTCTAATTAAGAATCGTTCGGACGTTTCGCGCGCGGCCAAGTCGATTTGTCCACGAAGAAACTGCCTGGTTCACGAGCAACCCTGCTTTATCGCGTCGCATTTAATCAGTCCATGATCTGTACGCGGTTAAATTCGCGTTTCTTCGCCGCGTGTTCGGCAAACAACTTTTAGAGAGAGCAAAGCGAAACATTGTATCGGAGATCGACGGTGTGTGCACACTTTCTAGCACGTCGAA
Above is a genomic segment from Bombus fervidus isolate BK054 chromosome 4, iyBomFerv1, whole genome shotgun sequence containing:
- the LOC139986958 gene encoding uncharacterized protein isoform X1, with product MALSAQNQSTSYVNLYYSIVQRAATRYFKEYYNSDTGAPYVLYKDNMERPQGQWGPGPGSLQDGGLYPQQQQQQQQQGSSSSGSPQQACGPPVEGESGPPPSLASPVPSPYPSAPPEPQALTPPDDDIQSNQTTSQQQQQQQQQQQQQQQTQQQVQQQQQQQQQQQVQQQQQQQQQQQTQQQDHSPQQQLTPHEVDRSDCFPGAGELQQYPQHYFKDARPHPSPSVPPHMLTPGGFSALHYLKQPGVMLTSLGQGDGGPSLDAHQYASPGAPNMATGLPDIVQQSGKSGKGANSDLRLFKCLTCGKDFKQKSTLLQHERIHTDSRPYGCPECGKRFRQQSHLTQHLRIHANEKPYACVYCERTFRQRAILNQHLRIHSGEKPYQCPECGKHFRQKAILNQHVRTHQDVSPHLIFKNGMTPTLWPQDVPFPPEEGKEEVASTFGDTDTQSGAFSPAPDANSIQYPAYFKDPKGGNHAVFGAGGAGSFGALQYIKQQGGSKSCLPDVIQHGRSAGMPLYVRCPICQKEFKQKSTLLQHGCIHIESRPYPCPECGKRFRQQSHLTQHLRIHTNEKPYGCVYCGRNFRQRTILNQHLRIHTGEKPYKCQQCGKDFRQKAILDQHTRTHQGDRPFCCPMPNCRRRFATEPEVKKHIDNHMNPHAAKVRRNSSSDSKPPGTPAGLGPVPVPRGLTPTVVKPELYFPQCYAPAFNHQPPVSTAQFPAQANGVSVAGEFKPPTGLPPQ
- the LOC139986958 gene encoding uncharacterized protein isoform X3, producing MALSAQNQSTSYVNLYYSIVQRAATRYFKEYYNSDTGAPYVLYKDNMERPQGQWGPGPGSLQDGGLYPQQQQQQQQQGSSSSGSPQQACGPPVEGESGPPPSLASPVPSPYPSAPPEPQALTPPDDDIQSNQTTSQQQQQQQQQQQQQQQTQQQVQQQQQQQQQQQVQQQQQQQQQQQTQQQDHSPQQQLTPHEVDRSDCFPGAGELQQYPQHYFKDARPHPSPSVPPHMLTPGGFSALHYLKQPGVMLTSLGQGDGGPSLDAHQYASPGAPNMATGLPDIVQQSGKSGKGANSDLRLFKCLTCGKDFKQKSTLLQHERIHTDSRPYGCPECGKRFRQQSHLTQHLRIHANEKPYACVYCERTFRQRAILNQHLRIHSDVSPHLIFKNGMTPTLWPQDVPFPPEEGKEEVASTFGDTDTQSGAFSPAPDANSIQYPAYFKDPKGGNHAVFGAGGAGSFGALQYIKQQGGSKSCLPDVIQHGRSAGMPLYVRCPICQKEFKQKSTLLQHGCIHIESRPYPCPECGKRFRQQSHLTQHLRIHTNEKPYGCVYCGRNFRQRTILNQHLRIHTGEKPYKCQQCGKDFRQKAILDQHTRTHQGDRPFCCPMPNCRRRFATEPEVKKHIDNHMNPHAAKVRRNSSSDSKPPGTPAGLGPVPVPRGLTPTVVKPELYFPQCYAPAFNHQPPVSTAQFPAQANGVSVAGEFKPPTGLPPQ
- the LOC139986958 gene encoding uncharacterized protein isoform X2, whose protein sequence is MIGLWNFAYFRDTGAPYVLYKDNMERPQGQWGPGPGSLQDGGLYPQQQQQQQQQGSSSSGSPQQACGPPVEGESGPPPSLASPVPSPYPSAPPEPQALTPPDDDIQSNQTTSQQQQQQQQQQQQQQQTQQQVQQQQQQQQQQQVQQQQQQQQQQQTQQQDHSPQQQLTPHEVDRSDCFPGAGELQQYPQHYFKDARPHPSPSVPPHMLTPGGFSALHYLKQPGVMLTSLGQGDGGPSLDAHQYASPGAPNMATGLPDIVQQSGKSGKGANSDLRLFKCLTCGKDFKQKSTLLQHERIHTDSRPYGCPECGKRFRQQSHLTQHLRIHANEKPYACVYCERTFRQRAILNQHLRIHSGEKPYQCPECGKHFRQKAILNQHVRTHQDVSPHLIFKNGMTPTLWPQDVPFPPEEGKEEVASTFGDTDTQSGAFSPAPDANSIQYPAYFKDPKGGNHAVFGAGGAGSFGALQYIKQQGGSKSCLPDVIQHGRSAGMPLYVRCPICQKEFKQKSTLLQHGCIHIESRPYPCPECGKRFRQQSHLTQHLRIHTNEKPYGCVYCGRNFRQRTILNQHLRIHTGEKPYKCQQCGKDFRQKAILDQHTRTHQGDRPFCCPMPNCRRRFATEPEVKKHIDNHMNPHAAKVRRNSSSDSKPPGTPAGLGPVPVPRGLTPTVVKPELYFPQCYAPAFNHQPPVSTAQFPAQANGVSVAGEFKPPTGLPPQ